ATCGCCTTATGATATTTGTCGGTCGCGGAGTGAAACAAGGTTCCAGCCTCGTTATCACCGGCCGCCAATGATACTACGTCGCTACCATCTGATCCCGCAGCGCGGAAAGGAAGAGATTCATCCATGAACGAACTCGCGGATAAAGTCGCGATCATCACCGGCGGTGGCTACGGAATCGGCAAACAGATTGCCCTGCTCTACGGCGACGCCGGCGCCAAAATCGTAATCGCGGCGCGCTCGCTCGAGCCGATGAAGCAAGCGTGCGCCGAACTCGAACGCAATGGCGCGAAAGCGATTTACGTCGCCACCGACGTCTCCAAGGAAGCCGACTGCGCAAAGATGGCCGCCGAAACGCTCAGCGCCTTCGGCCGCATCGACATCCTCGTGAACAACGCTGGAATCTCCGGACCCACCAAGCGCATCACCGAGATGTCGCTCGCCGAATGGCAGGAAACCATCGACATCGACCTGACCGGCGCCTGGCTCGCCACTCGCGCCGTGCTGCCCACGATGGACAAGCAGCGCTCAGGCAACATCCTGAATATTTCGTCGGGTGCCGGCCGCCGCGGATATCCGATGCGCTCGCCGTACGCCGCCGCCAAGTGGGCAATGATCGGCCTCACCCAGACGGTCGCCGGCGAATGGGGCCAGCGCGGCATCCGATGCAACTGTATCTGCCCCGGCGCGATCGAAGGCGATCGCATCGAGCGTGTGATGCGCGCGCGCGCCGAAGCCCTGAAGCAACCGTACGAGCAGATTCGAGCGGGATTTCTGTCGACCGCCGCAATGAACCGCATGGCGACCGAGGAAGAAGTCGCGCGCGTCGCGCTCGCCGTCGTTTCGGATGCCTATCGCGGAGTGACTGGCCAGACGATCAACGTCGATTGCGGCAGCATCATGAATTGATCGCCTACCGGTGACCTCGCGAGCCGCTCGCGACGATTCAATGCGCGATGTCGTGATCGCGGACCGAGCCCTCGAAGCCCGCCGCTCTCAGCCGCTCGATCAACTCGCGCGCCAGCACTGGCGATCTATGCCTTCCGCCGGTGCATCCGAGCCCGATCGTCAGGTAGCTTTTGCCCTCGCGTTGATACAGCGGGATCAGAAACGCGAGCAGGTCGCTGACTTCGTCCACGAAGCGGCGCGCCTCCGGCTGTTCAAGCACATATTCGCGCACCCGCGGGTCGAGTCCCGTCAGCGGCTTCAACTCGGGCACAAAAAACGGATTCGGAATGAACCGCACGTCGAGCACCAAGTCCATCCCGACCGGCAAGCCATACTTGTAGCCGAACGAAATTATCGACAGCACCATCCGCGATCCCGTGCCCGACCCGAGCACCGCCGCCGTGACGACTTCGCGCAGTTCATGCACCGTCAGCGCAGTCGTGTCGATCAGCCGATTCGCCCGCTCGCGGATTTCGGCGAGCGCGAGCCGTTCAATCCGGATACTCTCCGCGACGGTGGCGCCCGTCTGGGCCATCGGATGCGGCCGGCGAGTCTCCGAGTAGCGCCGCGTGAGCACGTCGTCAGCCGCGTCGAGGAAAATGACTTCGGGCCGAATCCCGCTCGCTTCGAGCTCGGCAAAGATCCGCGGCCAATGCGGAAAGAAGAGGCGCTCCCGCGCGTCGATTCCGAGCGCCACCCCCTTCAGCGCCGGATCGCTGCCCGCCGCCAGCTCGAGCACGTTGGGCGCCAGCGCCACCGGCAGATTATCGACGCAGTAGAAGCCCAAATCTTCGAGCACGCGCATCGCGGACAAGCGCCCGGAGCCGGAAACGCCGGTTACGATTATCAGCCGGGGGGTTGCGGGCACGCTCATGAGATCGTGATTTTCGCTGCGCGGAGCAGCAACTCTGGCGACGCCCTCGATGCGGTTAGAACTTGCCGTCTTCTTCCTTGATCAATCCAAAAATCTCGGCGTCGTCGGTCGCCGCGATCAACCGATCGCGAAAGCCGCCGTCCTTCAGCAATCGCGATACGTGCGCGAGCGCCTTCAGATGCAGGCTGGCGGAATCCTCCGGCGCGACCAGCACGAAAAACAGATGCGTCGCGCCGCCGTCGAGCGAATCGAAATCGACGCCCTCGCGATGCCGCCCGAACGCGCCGATGATCTTCTTCACCCCGCGCAACTTGCCGTGCGGAATCGCGATCCCGTCGCCGATCGCCGTCGATCCCAGCCGCTCCCGTTCGGCCAGCACTGCGGTCAATTCGCCGATCGGTATCTCCTTGTATTTCGCCGCCAGCGCCTGCGCGAGTTCGTTCAAAACGTCGGGCTTGGTGGTGCCCTTCAAGTCCGCCACCACCATGTCCGGGCTTAAGATTTCAGTAATTTTCATTTCGATGTCCCGGTCAATTGAAGATCAGGTGCGGATGCCAAGGCAATCGCAGTCGGCCGCCGGCGACCAAATCGATCGACGGCGACATCGCTCGATTTCGCCTCGGCCGCCGCGATTTCAGCTCTCTTCGCTGGCAGCCAGGACCTCGCCGGTCGATGGCGCCCTGACCTTTTTCGCCGTGAATTTCTCCAGATGCTTTGTCAGTTGGCGGCCAACCTTGTCCGCCAGCAGATCGATCACTGAATAAAGATCCTTGGTCTCTTCCGCCGCCGTCACCGACAGCCGCCCCGACTTCACCGTAACTTCGCCGTGATGCCGATACTTGTCAACCGACAGTATCAGATGAACCTCGCAGGCCCGCTTGATCAGCTTGCCCGCGTGCGCGAATTTCCGCTCCGCGTATTGCCGGATCGCGTCGGTCGGCTCGACGTGCCGAAACGTCACCGCCACCTTGCAATCTTCCGCCGCGCCGAGGCGCGCCTTGCGGCGTATTTTGCGTGTGGCTGCGCGGGCGCTTTTTCCCTTGCTGCCGTCTTTCATGGTCGTCGCCTCTTTTCATCCGACCTGTTTTCGATTCGCCGACGGCAGGATTCCCATCGCCTGCCGATACTTCGCCACCGTGCGCCGCGCGATATTGATCTGCCGCGCTTTCAGCATCTCCGCGATCGCCTGATCCGACAGCGGACTGTTAGGCCGCTCGCCACCGACTAATACCCGAATGTGCTCCTTGACCGTCTCGGCGCTGACGTCCTCGCCACCCGCCCCTTTCACGCCCGAAGTAAAGAAAAACTTGAGCTCGTAAATTCCCTGCGGCGTATGCGCGTACTTGTTCGCCGTCGCACGGCTGATCGTCGACTCGTGCATCCCGATATCTTCCGCCACGTCCTTCAGCACCAGCGGCCGCAGCACGCTGATACCATGATCGAAGAACGCCCGCTGGAACTTCACGATCGAGGTCGCAACTTTGAAGATCGTCTGCTGGCGCTGGTAGATCGATTTCACCAGCCATCGCGCCGAGCGCAGCCGCTCCTGCAGATATTCGCGCGTCTCCGCCGCCACGTCCACGTCGTTGAGCACGCGCTGATAGTACCCCGCGAGGCGCAAGCGCGGCACCGCGTCGCGATTGAGCGTCACGACGTACTCCTCGCCCACCTTGTGGATGTACACGTCCGGCACCACGTAGGTCGGCTGTTCGCCGCCGTAGTCGCGGCCCGGCTTGGGCTCCAGTTCCGAAATAATCTTGGCCGCCTGCCCGACCGTTTCGATCGTGACGCCCAGCACCTTGGCGATCTCGCCGTAGCGATGCTTCTCCAGCAGATCGAGATGGTTCTTCACGATTCGCGCCGCCAGCGATTCTTCCATCCCGAGATTCTGCAACTGCGCGATCAGGCATTCGCGCAGATCGCGCGCCGCCACCCCCGGCGGATCGAATCGCTGCACGGCCTTCAGCACCGGCTCGACTTCCGCCGGCTCGACCTCGAGCTGCGCCGCCAACTCTTCGAGCGGCGTTTCGAGATAACCGTCGTCGTTCAGATTGTAGATGATCGTCGCACCGATTCGCTGATCGGCCTCGGGCAGGCTCGACATCCTGAGCTGCCACATCACGTGGTCTTCGAGCGAGCTCCGCCGAATCGGCGTGTTCTCGAGCGCGCTGCGATGATCATCGTCGGGATCCGACGGCGCGCTCTCCTGCCAGTTGTTCGAATACGTTTCGAGATATTCGCGCCAATCGAGCTTCTCGAGGTTGTTCAGCTCCTTGATCTCGAGTGCCGCGTCGCGCGCCTCGACCTCGACCGCCGGCGTGGTGATTTTCTCCTCGCGCGCGCCGGTTTCCCAGTCGTCATCCGAATCGGCGACCGTGCTGCCATCGGTCTCGGGCGGCAGTGGCTCGCCGTTGCTCTCGGCCATCTCGCGGTCCGGCTCGGATTCACCCGCGGCTTCGGCGGGACTTTGGTCGAGTGGCTCGAGCATCGGATTTTGCTCGAGTTCGGTCTGCACTATCGATTCCAGCTCCGGCAGCGAAAGCTGCAGGATCTTGATCGCCTGCTGCAACTGCGGCGTCATCACCAGTTGCTGGCGAAGCCGCAAGTCCTGTCCGAGTTTTATTTCCAACGCCATCGCTGATTACTGATCGCCCGGCGCGCTCTTGGTCGCCGAATTATCCGCCTCGTCGCCCTGATGCGGAAAGATTACCGCGTGCGCGCCCTCGACGACACTTCTGCCCGTGTCCATATACACGGTGATCTTCGAGCCCGTGATCTGATCGTTGCCGTCGTGCACCACCGGGCTGCCAGTCAGCACCATCGTATGCTTGGTCTGATCCATCACCCCGTGATCGCCGGTGGCCCATCGCGTGCCCTGGCTCATCCTTACGTTGCCCTCGGCCACGATGTCCTTCATTTGTTTGAAATCTTTGTCGAGGTAGTTCACGTGCAGCTTGTCGGCCGTGAGCTGCGCGTTGGCCTGGTTGGCGTGCACGTGCCCGGTCCACACAATCGCATGATTCTCGTAGTCGAGTGACATCGACTCAGACTTGATATCGATCGGGCTCTTGCTATTGCCAAATTGAAGGCCCGCGAATGCGCCGTCGGTCGGCGGATTCGACGCAACCTTGGTGTTGCCGTCGGCGTCTGATTTCGATTTCTTGTTTTTCTTCGATGCTGCCTTCACGGGCTCCGCCGATGCCGTCTCCGGCGCGCTGGCCGGCTGTTCCGATGCGGACACAGCCGGCGCCTCGGTCGCGGGCGACGCGAACGTCACCGGCGGCGCGATCGACGCTGCCGTGATCGGCGCATTCGCGGAATCCGATCCCGCGGATGCCGACGCGGGCGCGGCGGGTGCGTTGGCTCGCGCGACATCAGCCGCTGTGATCGGCGTGAAATCTTTCGGCGCCGGCGCACGCGGCGCTTCCGATTCGCTCGCCGCTGCGGGCATAGGCGCGGCGCTTGGAGCACTCGCCACGACTGGTGGCGCAGGTTCGCTTGCGGCGATCGGCGCGCTTGCCGATGGAGCACTCGCAACTGGCGCACTCGCCATTGGCGGCGCGGCTTCGATTGTCGCCGGCGGCAAACTCGCTACCGATGGACTCGCGGCCGGAGCGCTCTCCGCTGGTTGCATCGGCATCGCCGTGCTCGACGCCGCGATCGGCGCCTCCGGCGTCGATGTCACAGCCGTCGAAGCGGTGGGAGTCGTCGCATCCGTAGATGATGCCGCAGTCGTTGGCGACGGCGGAGGCGTCTCCGGCTGCGGCGCTAGACTCACGTCGGGTGGCGGCGCGCCCGGCACGAGCACCGGTGCGCTCGCGACCGGCGGCGGTGCCGAGGATGGCGCCGTCTCGGCGCTTGTCGATGGTATCGGCGCAGTTTCGGCGCTCGCCGATGGCATCGCAGCCGGTGAAGTTGCCGGCTCGATTGGTTCCGCTGCCGCCGCGCCACTCGACGGCGCTGCCTCGGCCGGCACATTCGCGGTATCGATCGGCGTCGAATTTGCCGAGTTCGCCGAACTCGGCACGCCGCCCGTCACCGTGATCGAGTCGCCGGAAAAATCGTCGTCGGTCTTGACCTTCGATCCTGTGGGCGGCGGGCTCGTCGTCTGCTCATTGCGGATCGTACTGCCGATCGTCCCGGGAGTGAGCCCCGCCGAAAACGACGGCGCCGATACCCCCGGCGTGATCGGCGTATTCACACCGTCCTGCGCCCTCGCGGGCGGCGCCAGCGCGATCGCGAACGCCGCCATCGCAATCAATCGCGGAGCGCGCATCCGCTCTCTCGATCCGGCCGCGCGCGCGATCCGCTTATCAACCTGCTTTGGCATGTTCACGGTCGCTCTTAGGAATAAACTGCGTATTCACCTGATCGCGGAGCTGGAACACGCGGGCCCTCGGATGCCCCGTGAGTCCCATCCCGGTTACCTTCATTCCGTCTCCGATCACCGTCACCAATCCAGCCGCCTGGACTTCATCCTCATCTGGTTTAAAGGTGGCAGAGTCGGTGGTGAGAACAAAATCGCCGTAGCGAATCGTCGTCCCGCCGCTCAGCGTCGCAAGGTTCACGTGATTGCCGTCGAGACTCATCACCGCCAGCGGCGCGGTTGCCGCGACCGATTTGCCATCAGTCGAAGTCATCTCGACTTTTGCGTCCTTCAGCGTGAGCGAACGCCGATCGTTCGAGTAGCTCGCTTCGGCCGCGGTCAACACCCACTGGCGGTCGCCGGCTTTCATCTGCGTCCAGTGAAAATTGTGCGCGTGCAGCAGCGCGCCCGGCACTACGTCGGCGACCGTCTGCAATACCCGCGCGTCGCTGCGATGGCGCACGACCCATACGGTGACCGCGATCAATGCCGCCACCGCGACCAGGCCGAATCCCGCCAGCGCTTTCGCAACCCGCCTGGGACTCAAATGATCTCTCCTGATAGCTCACCGTAACAACTGAATTTTTTCATGTAAACCAGGCTCCCGGCAACGCCGCTCCTCATCCCGAAACGAGCGTCACCGGATACCGGCCGTCCCGCACCCCGCCAGTTCGCTTAAAACTATACGCTTTTGCCGATGACCGCGCTTCGCCGCCGGCGCGATCGGTGTGCCGCGCCTGACCTAGCGTACTTCGCGCGTGATTTCGTGGATTCGCTTGAGCGTTTCGAGCAGCGCCGGCAACTCGTCGAGCCGATAAGAATTGGGACCGTCGCTGAGCGCCCGATCGGGATCCTCGTGCACTTCCATGAACACGCCGTCGATTCCCGCCGCGGTCGCCGCGCGCGCGAGCGGTGCGATGAACTCGCGCTGCCCGCCCGATCGATTCCCGCCCGCGCCAGCGCCCGGCAACTGCACCGAATGCGTCGCGTCGAACACCACCGGATATCCAAAGCCGCGCATGATCGCGAGCGAGCGCATGTCCGACACCAGGTTGTTGTAGCCGAATGAAAATCCGCGCTCAGTGAGGATGATTCGCCGCGTGCCCGCGCTCTCCGCCTTCGCCACCACCGCCTTCATGTCCCACGGCGCGAGAAACTGCCCCTTCTTGATATTCACCGCGCATCCGGTCTTCGCCGCCGCGTCGATCAGATCGGTCTGGCGCGAGAGCAGAGCCGGTATCTGGATAATGTCCACGACCTGCGCGGCGCTCACGGCCTGCTCGGGCTCGTGGATGTCGGTCAACACGGCGACTCCCGCCTCGCGCTTCACCCGCGCGAGAATCTCGAGTCCGTCTTCGAGCCCCGGACCGCGATACGATTCGTGACTGGTGCGATTCGCCTTGTCGAATGACGATTTGAATACGAACGGCAGGCCGGCGCGATGCGTGATCTCCGCGAGCCGCATCGCATGCCGAACGCTCGCTTCGTAGCTCTCGATCACGCACGGTCCCGCGATTATCACCAGCTCCGGCCCGCCGAAGACCGCGTTGCCGGCCTGGACTCTGGTCACGCTCACGAGACCGATCTCAATTCCCGCACTTTCGGATTTTTTATCGCCAATTCAGAACGCCGCTGCAGCGCCGCCCGAATCAAGCCGCGAAACAGCGGATGACAATCCAGCGGACGCGACTTCAACTCCGGATGGAACTGGCATCCGAGGAACCACGGATGCCCCTTCAACTCCATGATCTCGACCAGCGTGTCATCCGGCGAAACGCCCGTCGCGACGAGCCCGATATTCGCGAGCTGATCGCGATAGGCGTTGTTCACCTCATATCGATGCCGATGCCGCTCTGAGATGCGCGACTTGCGATAGAGCGATGCCGTCAGCGAGCCCGGCTTGACTACGCAAGGATAAGCGCCGAGCCGCATCGTGCCACCGAGCTTCGATACTTCCTTTTGCGACTCCATGATGTCGATGACTTTGTCGGGCGAGGCCGGGGCATTCTCCGACGTGTTGGCGCGCTTCAGCCCCAGCAGATTGCGCGACGCCTCGATCACCATCATGTGCAAGCCGTAGCAGATACCCAGGATCGGCACCGCATTCTCGCGCGCATACCGGATTGCTCGAATCATCCCCTCAGTTCCGCGCTCGCCGAAGCCGCCCGGCACGATAATCGCGTGCGCCTGCGCCAGCCGCTCCTCGACGTTCTGCTTTGCCAGCTCCTCGGAATCGACGTAGTCGATCGCCACCTTCGCTTCGTTGGCGATTCCGCCGTGCGCGATCGCCTCGTGCAGGCTCTTGTACGAATCGACCAGGTTCACGTACTTGCCGACCACCGCGACGTTCACCGTATGCTTCGGGTCGAGCGCCGTCTTGACGATTCGCCGCCACTTCGCGAGGTTCGGCGCGCCAGTCCAGATGTTGAGCTTCTCGCACACGCGCTGATCGAAGCCCTCGTCATGATAGCGCAGCGGCACCTCGTAAATAGTCGGAACATCGGCCCCCGAGATCACGCAGCTCTCCTCGACGTTGCAGAAGTGCGCGATCTTGGCTTTGAGCGGTTTCTCGAGTGGCCGATCGCAGCGGCAGAGCAGGATGTCCGGCTGAATCCCGAGTCCCGTCAGTTCCTTGACGCTATGCTGCGTCGGCTTGGTTTTCAGTTCGCCCGCAGTCGGGATGAACGGCACTAAAGTGAGATGTACGTACAGCACGTTCTCGCGCCCGAGATCCCACCTGAATTCGCGGATCGCTTCCAGAAACGGCAGGCTCTCGATATCGCCGACCGTGCCGCCGATCTCGACGATGATCAGGTCCGCTCCTTCCGCCGCCGCCAGGATGCGCCGTTTGATCTCGTCGGTGATATGCGGAATGACCTGCACCGTCGCGCCCAGATAATCGCCGCGTCGTTCATTCTGAATCACGGTGTCGTAAATTTGCCCGGTGGTGAAGTTATTGCGCTTGCTCATCCGGGTCTCGACGAAGCGCTCATAGTGCCCGAGATCGAGGTCGGTCTCGGCGCCGTCGTCGGTGACGAAGACTTCGCCGTGCTGAAGGGGACTCATCGTGCCCGGATCCACATTGATGTACGGGTCCATTTTCAGCATCGTGACCTTGAGCCCGCGCGCCTCGAGCAACGCGCCCAGCGACGCCGCCGCGAGGCCCTTGCCCAGCGAGGAAACGACGCCGCCAGTTACGAATATGAACTTGGTTTTCGCCCGCTCCATCCTTGATTCCCTCCCCCGCATCAACGCATTGATCCTTCCGCCGCCGCGCGCGCGCGCACGAGATCGTCCATCGTATCGACTTCGAGCGAAGGCGCGACCGAAGCCACGACTCTAATCCGGTATCCATGCTCGAGCGCGCGCAGTTGCTCGAGCTTCTCGATTCTTTCGAGCACGCCCGGCCGCAGGCTCGCAAATTCGAGCAGAAAGTCGCGGCGGTACGCGTACACCCCGATATGCCTGAGCGCCTCGCGCGGCATCCCGCCGTCGCGCGCGAACGGAATCGGCGCCCGCGAAAAGTACAGCGCGTCGCCGTCGAAGCCGCATACGACTTTCACCACGTTGGGATTGTTCCACTCGCGGCCATCGACGATCGGCGTCGCCAGCGTCGCCATCGCGATCGACGCGTCGGCGCGCATCGGCGCCGCCAGCGCGTCGAGATCCTCCGGCGCGATAAACGGCAAGTCGCCCTGCACGTTCAGATATACATCGGCGCGAATCCGCTCCGCCACTTCCGCGATTCGATCGGTGCCGCTCTGATGGGTCGTCGCCGTCATGATCGCGGTCCCGCCCGCCGCGCGCACCGGCGCCGCGATTCGCTCGTCATCGGTCGCCACCACCACGCGGAGAAGCGATTTCGCTTTCGACGCCTGCCGCCACACCCGCACCACCATCGGCACGCCGGCGATCTCCGCGAGCGCTTTGGCGGGCAGACGCGACGATCCGTAACGCGCCGGCACGACGGCTATCACAGAAACATCGGCCAGAGTTTTTCTCCGTCGCGGAGCCATTGCTCGCGCGGGCAGCTTGCGTCAGAGATTTTCGATTTGAGGGGCACATTCATAGGTAGCCGACCGCCGCACCCTTTGTCAATTTCACCCGCCGAAAGAACGCAACTCTTTCTTTGTCGCAGCGCTTTCTTTGCCTCGCCCGCTTCTTTGCGGGAGAGGTCGCGGCGGCGCGCGTCAGCCGCGAAGCCGACTTCGGGCCGAAGGGCCGAATCGCTCTACGATAGAGACGCGGGTGAGGGTGCAGTCGGCTCATGAACAAGACCCAGAAAGCAAATCCGGGATTCTTCGCTTGCACTCAGAGTTTATAAATTGTTCAAAATCGCAAAAAAGTCTGCCCGAAATTGCTCGATTACTTTCGCCATTTCGACGCGTTTCCCCAAAAAATTCACAAACTCTCAGGATGACGGAGGGCTTGGCTGGTGTCCCCAAAAATGGCGGCCGCCAATTCTTAGTCTGCGTAATCTGTGAAATCTGCGGTTATCGCTTTTCTTTTCGTTCTTCTTACCCATTGACAGCAGCGATAATCAGATGATAATTACTATCACTTAGTAATGGAACTAACGCTGGTTAATGAGCGACGACGCCCGGCCTACGCCGCGCATCGCCTCGCCGAGTTCGCCGCACGATGCCGCGCGGGCGGCCTCGCCGTGACCCCGCAGCGCCTCGCGATTATCAAAGTGCTGCTCGATTCGAGCGAGCATCCCCGCGCCGACGCGGTCTGCGCCGCCGTCCGCAAGCAGCATCCCCACATCTCGCTCGCCACCGTTCATCGCACGCTCGAAACGCTCTGCGAGATCGGCGAGGCGCGCAAGGTGACGATGCTGCACGACAGCGCGCGCTACGACGGCAACTTGACGCCGCATCATCACGTCGTATGCATCAAATGCCGCCGCATCCGCGATATCGAGATTCCCGAGCTCGATCGAATCCTTGCCGGACGCGGTGAGCTGGGCGAGTTCACCGTGATCGGTTCGTCACTCGAGATTCACGCGCTCTGCGAACGATGCGGAGCACAAAGCGCGAAGCGCGCGAAAGCCCGTATCGCTGCTCACGGCCAGCGCATCAAACGATCGCACAATTGAACAATCCTCGGAGGGAGAATAAGAAAATGCCAGGTCTAAAAGGAACCAAAACCCATCAGAATCTCAAGGATGCGTTTGCCGGCGAAAGCCAGGCCAATCGCCGCTACCTCTATTTCGCCAAGATCGCCGACATCGAAGGCCAGCCGGAAATCGCGGGCCTCTTCCGCGACACCGCCGAAGGCGAAACCGGCCACGCTCACGGTCATCTCGACTATCTGAAGCAGGTCGGCGACCCCGCCACCGATTTGCCGATCGGTGACTCGTCACTCAACCTGAAGTCGGCCGTTCATGGCGAGACACACGAGTACACCGATATGTATCCCGGGATGGCGAAATCGGCGCGCGACGAAGGCTTTCCGGAAATCGCGGATTGGTTCGAAACGCTCGCCAAGGCCGAAAAGTCCCACGCCGGACGTTTCGCCAAGGCCGCGACCACGCTCTAAATTTCAGTCTGAAACGACGCCGTCCCGGACATCCCATGATGCCCGGGGCGGTGCTCTTGTCGCGCCGAGTTCGCTGCGATCTTTTAGAATTTCCCGGCTTGCGCGCGGCCCTGACTCCGTGTCGCTCCAATTTCATCCGGCCAGGTTTATCCGATGAGTGATCGTATCCAAGCCAAGCCTAGCGACGGGCTTTCCTACAACATGACGGAG
This genomic stretch from Candidatus Binatus sp. harbors:
- a CDS encoding Fur family transcriptional regulator; the encoded protein is MELTLVNERRRPAYAAHRLAEFAARCRAGGLAVTPQRLAIIKVLLDSSEHPRADAVCAAVRKQHPHISLATVHRTLETLCEIGEARKVTMLHDSARYDGNLTPHHHVVCIKCRRIRDIEIPELDRILAGRGELGEFTVIGSSLEIHALCERCGAQSAKRAKARIAAHGQRIKRSHN
- a CDS encoding rubrerythrin family protein, with amino-acid sequence MPGLKGTKTHQNLKDAFAGESQANRRYLYFAKIADIEGQPEIAGLFRDTAEGETGHAHGHLDYLKQVGDPATDLPIGDSSLNLKSAVHGETHEYTDMYPGMAKSARDEGFPEIADWFETLAKAEKSHAGRFAKAATTL